The following nucleotide sequence is from bacterium.
CCAGCGGCCGAGGCGGGTGACCCGGTAGTCGCGCACGCCGGCCCACACCGGACCGCTGCCCTTCTCCGCGTCGTCGCGCATCGAGCGGAACTTGATCAGCTCGAAGGGCACCTCCCCCTGGCCGGTCCGCTCCTGCCGGAAGAAGACCGGCCCGCGCGAATCGAGCTTGATGAGCACGGCGACGATCCCCATCAGCGGCAGCGAGAGCACCAGCCCGGCGCCCGCGGCGACGACGTCGAAGGCCCGCTTGAAACGCTGAAGCCAGGGCCGGTGGAGCAGTTCGAAGCCGCCGCTGTAAAGGAACCAGCTGTCCTCGACGTGCTTGATGGGGATCTGGCCGGTGGCGCGCTCGACGAACTCCGGCATGTCGAGCACCTCGACGCCCCCCATCTTGAGCTTCAGCAGGTTCTTGATCAGCTCCGCGTTCTGGGCCTGGGACACCGCCAGGATCACCAGGTTCGCGCCGGTGCGCGCCACAGCGTCCGCGAGGGTCTCGCCCGTCCCGAGGACCGCCACGCCCTTGTACTGGACGTTCCGCTTCAGCGGGTCGTCGTCGATGACGCCCGCCACCCGCACGCGCAGCCGCGGCTCGCGCAACGTGCAGTCGATCACGGTGCGGCCGGCCCAGCCGGCGCCCACGACCAGCGCCGGGCGCACGGCGCGCTCGCCCCGCGCCTTGATCGCGACGAACGCGCGGACCGCGAAGGCCTCGGTCGCGATCGCCACGCCCAGGACGAGGAAGAGCCAGGGCTCGTCCGCGCGGTCGCCGGCAACGAAGTACCCGCCGCCGAAGAGGCCGACCACGGCGAGGGTGGCCAGCGCGATCCGGGGGGGCACCTGGGAGGACCACCAGGCGTTGCGGGGGCTGTAGAGGTCCATCACGGCGAGAGTCACCGGGAACGCGAC
It contains:
- a CDS encoding sugar transferase codes for the protein VAFPVTLAVMDLYSPRNAWWSSQVPPRIALATLAVVGLFGGGYFVAGDRADEPWLFLVLGVAIATEAFAVRAFVAIKARGERAVRPALVVGAGWAGRTVIDCTLREPRLRVRVAGVIDDDPLKRNVQYKGVAVLGTGETLADAVARTGANLVILAVSQAQNAELIKNLLKLKMGGVEVLDMPEFVERATGQIPIKHVEDSWFLYSGGFELLHRPWLQRFKRAFDVVAAGAGLVLSLPLMGIVAVLIKLDSRGPVFFRQERTGQGEVPFELIKFRSMRDDAEKGSGPVWAGVRDYRVTRLGRWLRLTRLDEIPQFINVLRGEMSFIGPRPERPFFVEKLSREIPYYALRFAVKPGLTGWAQVEFRYGASVEDAMEKLKYDLYYIKNMSWRLDLFIALKTLKVVFFAQGN